The Thermococcus eurythermalis genomic sequence CGGATCAAACAGGTAATGGAACTTGCAGGCAAAGTCGAGAAGGGTTCGCGCTTCGTTAAGCTTGATGAGGCGAGAATGCTCGAGATAAACTTTGTTGGAAGGATGAAGAGCAAGTTCAAAGACGAAATTAAGCTCTTAAGCAGGAACTTCAAGGCCACCAGCGTTGAGGAAAAGGGAACATTTGATAAGAGCGGTTACGCTGGCAAGCTGAGTGAAAGAGACCTCAAGAACGTCCCGGACAACAGGATGGTGGAAGTCAGGCTCAAGGAAAAGAAGCTCTTCGGAAAGAAGGAAGAAATAACAGTGCGGGCACTCTTCTATGGAAGGCCCGAGCGCTACGCTGAAGCCGGCTTTGATACCGACCCCCTCGAACTGGCTGACATCAACGCTCTCTTGGTCGATGCCCGCGACGAAGCAAAGAACGGCAGGATAGTCCTTCTGGTTGCATCTCCGACTGGCTTCGAGAAGAGAATAGCAAACTACGTTAATTCGAACGACTTCCACAGAAACTTCATTTCTGAGAACGTCTCCTTGGCCCTCCTTGACCTTGAGAGTGGCGAGCTTATCTACAACCCACATGACGAATACGCGAAGGCCTTCGAACCCATACTCCGCCTTGAGCGGGACAACGAGCTCATCTCCAAGGTCAAGAACTTCCTTGAGGAAAGGATACTGCAGAAAGGATACGTCCGTCTGGAAGAGGCCGCTGAGGAATTCACGGAGGACATGGTGAAGCAGGCCTTCCACGAGCTCTCGAAAGAGAGAGGGTACATAACCAAGTTTGTCGATGGCGTGGGTTACGTCCTCGTTAGGGAGGGGTTCCTCTGACTTGGTCCTCTTACGTATTTGGAGGTGTATGGTATGAAAATACGTGATATATTCGGAAGGAAGAACACCATCGAGAAGCTCTCCCTTAGGGAGCTTCAGGCCGAGGAGATAAGGTTGAGGAACAGGCTGGAGAGGCTCAAGAGGGAACTCAACCAGATAGAGAAGAAAAAGAAGCAGCTCTTCCAAGAGGGAATCGGGGCTGACAAGCTCAAGAAGAAGATGCTTGCCCAGGAGATAAAGAGCCTCGATATGGAGCAGAAGCTCAAGCTCAAGGACTTTACGACCGCACAGAGGCAATACACCCTCATAAAGAACCTCATTATCGTAAAGAGGTACGAGAAGGAACTTCGGAAAGTTGGCATCTGGGAGAAGCTCAGCAATGTCGAACCCGAGCAGCTCGAACAGGCTCTGATAAAGATAAACCTCGACGGCAAGGAATTCGATGAGATGGTCGAGGGCTTGAACAGGGTCTTTGAGATGGAGATTGCCGAGTTCGAGGAGACTGAAGACCAGACCGAGAGGGAACTCATGAAGGCCTGGAGCCAAGTCGAATCGGGGGAGGCCGATGTGGAAGACGTAGCCGAGAAAGTTGTCTCCATCGACCGCAGACTTGAGGAGGACGAGGAACTATGACAATTCTCTCCCGCTTTTTTGGAAGGAAGAACCCCCTTGACATCCCCCTCTCGAAGCTCAGGGAGAGCCAGATAAAGCTGGAATATCAAATTGAGAGGATAGAAAAGGAATTAGTTTCCACAGATCAGGAAATAGCGAGACTCTTTGAGCAGGCAAGGAGAGCCAGAAGCAAGAGCGAGGAGCTCACGATAGCCACCAAGATAAAGACCCTCAACCAGCGCAAGAAGAACCTCCAAAAGACCCACGTGCAGCTCAACAAGCAGCTTATGCTCATAAGCAACCTCGTGATAATCAAGGAGAATGAGGCTTTTCTGAAAGGGACACCGACATGGAACCTTCTCAAGAATATGTCGCCGGAGGAGCTTGAAAGGCACCTCACGGAGATGCAGCTTGACGCTCAGAACTTCAACGAGAACCTCAACCAGATGCTTGGCATGACTGACCAGACAATCGGTACTGGTGTGGACTTTGAGGAAGATGAGGAGCTGGCGGAGATTATGAAGACAATACACGCGGTCAAGGAGGGCGAGCTTGAGCCGGAGGTCGCTGCTGAGAAGGTGGCAGGGGAGAAACACGAGAAGAAAAAGGAGGACTGGCTGGAGGAGCTGTGAGCCCGGGGGTTTGATCTTTTTCTTTTAAATTCTCACACGGTTAGAATACACCAAGCCGGCATGCAGTACACCCCGCTGAAGTCAATGGCAGGGCCTTCGGAGTGAAAAGATATCCTGCCCGTTGGGAAGACCCAAGCAGGAAAAGAAAATGGTAACCCTATGTGAGCCGAAAAGCCCGTCAAGGGGTGTGATTGACTTGGACAAACTCGTTGCCAAGATAAACTGGTCTTTTAACCGCTGGAAGGGTTTTGACTGGGAGGCGTTTAGGAGAAGGCATGAATCCGGGTTTGAATTTGTCAGAAGGACAGGATATGCCCATGAATGGTGGAATTTCTACGAAAAATTTTCGCGGGATAATTATTACGGTTCCATCATCACGAGGCCTCAAAAGTTCGGCAGAGGGTTTGTGTTTTTCATAAGCAGAAATCCCTTAGATGGCAAATGGTATTTTGTTGGATTTTACAGCGACGCGGTAATGCCTCCTGATTACGTTTCCACGGGGGTACCCATGAGGGACCTTCTTCCAGAGGTCGTCGTAAAAGACATTGAAACACTAGTTAAATCCTCCAACTGGAAGGATAGACACCTGGCCTATTTATCGCGGGTACTTTCTGGAGAGGAATATCGCACAGTGTTTGTTGCTCCAAAGGAGTGTTCTGCCTCCTTCTTGCCCGAAGCCTATATCGAAGTGCACCCCGAGGACATAGGCGTTGGACGGGTCGAGGGTCAGTGGAAGATAACGTACAAAATAACAAGAAGCCAAATTGAAAGGCTATTAACTGAAACGAAGAGGAGACACGAAGCAATTGGCAGCGAGGAAGCAAAAGAAATAGTGCGGAGAATAGACAGGGCATTGGCGAAGCTAAGGGTTCTTGGCCCAAAAGGTGAAGAGAAAAAGAAGAGAGAAACCCAGATAAAAACCATTTCAGACGTCTCCACTGTGCCCATGAGCTTTCCAGAAGAATTGCTCGAGAGCTATGAACCAGTCGAGTTTCTTGGCGAAGGTGGCTTCGCAAAGGTCTTCAGGGCCAGAAGAAAGGACGACGGCACCATCGTTGCCATCAAAATACCGCACATTGACAGGAAAACGAGCGCACTCTTCATCAAGGAGGTCGCCGCCTGGTACAATCTCAACCACGAGAACATAGTCAGGCTTTACAAAGCTGATATCCTGCCCAGGCCATACCTGGAGATGGAGCTCGTTGAGGGTGCTGAAGTAAATGGAAAGCTCATTAGAAATCTCGACGAGTATCCAAAGCCTGTTGATGAAAAAACCGCTTTAAGTATTGTTAGAGGTATCGCCAAGGGTTTAGCCCATGCCCACTCAAAGGGAATTTACCACCTTGACCTCAAGCCTCTGAATATTCTTCTCAAGGCCAACTTGACTCCGAAGATAACCGACTGGGGCCTGGCGAAGATAAGCGCTAGGAGCTCGCTGAGCAGGCACTACGGCTACTCGCCGCTCTATGCGGCCCCAGAACAGCTCGACGAGGAAACATTTGGGACTCCCGACCACCGGACAGACATCTACCAGCTTGGCCTAATCTTCTACGAGCTCCTGACCGGTAAGTCCCCGTATGAAGCAACGTCCCCGGCTTCCCTCTTCGGGAAAATCCTCCAAGCAAAACCAATGCCTCCCTCAAGGGTTAATCCAGCCCTTGCCAAGTACGACGGTATTTTCGAGAGGCTTCTGGCAAAGCAAAAGGAGGAGCGTTACCAGAGTGTAGATGAGTTCATAGAAGCACTGGACTCCCTTGAAGAGCTGAACAACGAACTCGATGAGTTAAAGAGAACAAAGGAAACCCTCAAGCGGAGCCGCTCTGGAAAGGAAATACAGAGGCTCCGGAGAGAGATAATCGAAAAAACCGCCGAAATAGCGGTTCTAAGGGCCAGGCTTAACGATAAGGCAGGGTTGCTGAATGCTTTGGAAGACTTGAAGTTCTACACGTGGAAGAACCTTGACGACCTGCTCAATGCCATCGCCCAGGTGGAGATGCTGCTGGAGGAAGGAATTCCTGTTGGCAATGACCTAATTGAACGGCTTACAGTCTTACTGCATAGGATTCAGAGAGAAAATGATGTATTTTAGATGGTAGGAGGTGTTTAAAATGTCCGTCGACCTTTCCGGCCCCCTGATGTCCGCCTTTAGAAAGGCCAAGAGGGAGTTTGAGGATGCCATAAAGAAGGGGGATAAGGAAACCGCCAGAAAGAAAGCCCTCGAATGCTCACGCATACTGAAACAGCTCTCAAAGTATGATGAGTTCAACCGCGAGAGCTACCTTCAAAAGTCCAAAAAGTGGAAAGCCATAGCCAAGGACATTGAGGCTGGTCGCTACGGAGTGAGACAGAAGCACCGGCCGATGAAGGAGGGCGGAAACGGAAGAAACGAAGATGGTGTCGAGGAGGAAGACAAGTTTAAACAGTACGTTGAGAACCTTATAGTGAAGTCAAAAGTCAGGTGGAGTGACATAGGCGGCCTGGAAGACGTAAAGATGCTGATGATGGAAACGATAGTAATCTCCGCTCTGCAGAGGCCAGAATCAATCCAGCCCTGGAAGGGCATCCTCCTCTTTGGTCCTCCGGGAACGGGTAAGACCCTCCTGGCGAGTGCCGCCGCCGGCAGTTTGAACGCGACTTTCTTCAGCGTCAAAGCCAGCAACGTGCTGAGCAAGTACTTCGGCGAGTCCACCAAGATAATCTCGGCCCTCTATGAGGTGGCGAGGGAGAGGGCTCCGAGCATAGTGTTCCTGGACGAGATAGACGCGCTGACGACGAAGCGCTCCGGAGACCAGAGTGAGGCGAGCAGGAGAATGCTTGCAACACTCCTCACCGAGCTTGACGGCTTTCAGGACAAGAAGAGCGACCTGCTCGTTTTAACGCTTGCCGCCACTAACACGCCATGGGATCTGGACGAGGCCGTTCTCTCGCGCTTCCCGCGCAGAATTTACATCCCACTGCCTGACAAGAGGGCCACAAAGGAGATTATCAAGATAAACACGCGCGGGCTCGACATAAGCAGACTTGACCTTGACGCCATAGCGGAGGAGAGCGTCAGGAGGCTGTACTCAGGCAGGGACATCAAAAACCTCTGCCAGGAGGCAATATGGAACATGATAAGGGAAGAGAACAGAGACCTGCACAAGCTCGCTGAGCTCCCGTTCCAAGAGCTCAGGAAGCGCTCCCTTAAAACCAGACCGCTTGAGATGAGGGACTTTGAGGCCGCTTTCAAGAGGATTAAGAGCCCGCTGACGAGGAAGGACATCGAGCGCTATGAAAAGTGGGCGGAGGAGTTCGGGGGATAAATTTTTGATGAGAATTTGAGTTTAGGGAGGAACGTGATGTGAGTGCCGCTGAATTTATCTTGGTTGGGGTGTTTTATCTGGGATACTTGTTCTCAATCATTATAACAATAAGAGACATTGCACAGCGAAAGGATATGGGATTAATAAGAAAGGTTGTATGGGGTTTCTTTTCAGTACAACCCCCTATATTTGGCGCGGTTGGATATTGGTTGTTTACCGGGGCACTTGAGCGAAAACTAAAACACAAAAAAGGCAACAAAAAGGGGTATGAAAAATCTACAACTTCTATTGGTACTAAGGCAAAAAAGCCCAAACTAGAGAAACACACAAGACCTCCATTAAACTTTCCACCCGAGCTCTTGAATAAGTACGAGCCCTTAGAATTCCTCGGTGAGGGCGGTTTCGCCAAGGTCTTCAAAGTCAAGAGAAAATCCGACGGAAAAATCATAGCCCTCAAGGTCTCCAGACTGGATGAAAAGGCGAAGAGGTTCTTTCTCAAGGAGGTCCAGGCCTGGCGCCTGCTCAATCATAAAAACATTGTCAAGCTCTACAACGCCTACGACGAGCCATTACCGCACCTCGAAATCGAGTTCGTGGACGGAATCCAGCTCGACGGTGAAACCATCAGGGACCTCGGTAAATACCCGAAGCCAGCCAACGAGGAGACCGCCCTAAAGCTTGTTAGGGGCATCGCCGAGGGTCTTAAGCACGCCCACAGCAAGCAGGTCTACCACCGCGACCTTAAGCCACAAAACGTTCTTATTACCTCAGACCTAACGCCCAAGATAACCGACTGGGGTTTAGCGAAGGTTGGAGCCGTCTCAACTACTGCCACCACAACCAAGGGATTAACTCTGCTTTACGCTACTCCTGAACAGCTTGATGATGAAACTTACGGCCACACCGACCAGAGGACGGACATCTACCAGCTCGGCCTCATCTTCTACGAACTTCTAACGGGCAAACTCCCATATCAGGGGACTTCACCGGCGGTTGTGATGGCTAAGGTGATCAACCCCGCCGTGAAGCCAAAGCCGCCGAGCCACTTCAACAAGGCTTTGGCAAAATACGACGGCATCTTTGAGAAGCTTCTCGCGAAGAGGAAGGAAGACCGCTACCAGAGTGTCGAGGAGTTCCTCAGGGATTTAGGACTGGTGAAGAAGCTCGAAGAGGAGAAAAAGGCCCTTGGGAAGGAGATAGAGAAGACAAAGACTACGATGAGTATAACCACCGACAGCAAGGAGCTCAAGAAGCTCATGAGCCAGCTCGTGGAACAGCTGAGCAGGAACGCCCTTCTCCACGCCCAGCTAAACGACAAGGCCGGACTCATCAATGCACTGGAGGATCTGAAGGCCTTCTCTAAGGAGCACAGGGAGGAGCTAGAGAGCGCAATACGGCAGTTCAAGCTCATGATGCGCGAGAGCGTGCCGATAAGCAAGTCCACGCTGGACGAGCTTAGGGTTCTCCTCCACAGGGTGGAGAAGGAGGCCGAGGGATGAAGAGGGTCTTGCTCGCCTTTTTTCTTACCCTCCTCTTGGTGATTCCCGTGAAAGCCTGGGAGTTCAGTTTCCCTCCTCAGGAGCACCACGCAGGGAAGCTCAGCGACGCTGCAGTGCTCGATGGGTTCATATACGCAATCGGCGTTGAGACTTACGTAAGCACCTTTGAAACGGTCCATTTAGGCCAATGGGTCGGCAACACCACCCTCTTCAAGATAGGTTCGGATGGGACTCCGCTGGCAAAATACACGATTCTCGGTGGGTTCTGTGACGAGGAAACCTGGCCGAGCTACGGAGTTGAGTCATTCGGCGATGAGGTAATCGTGTCCGGGATGTCATGCGTTCCGAGGTTTAAGAACATGACCTCATGGGTTATGGCCCTCGACGGGGATGGAGATTACAGATGGGGAACCTCACTTCCTGGCTACATAACCCATGTAAAAGTTTGGAACGGCTCCGTTGTGGTTGCGATTGCCTACGGGACGGAAGCAATGCGGAAACCCGTAATCCTGTGGATGGACCCTAAAAGCGGGAGAATCGAGAGGGCGTACTCACTTCCCCAGAATCACGTGATACTCACGTTCGAGATAGATGAAAACGGGGAGGTAATTGCCGCTGGTTACGACGAGCACATGCTCTCTTGGGCCGGAATAATCTACCCGAACGGCACGGTTAGGTTGTGGGAAACCGGCCTGGAGGCGTGGGACGGCCCCTCAGTGTGGGCCGTTGGAAACAGAAGTAATTTCCTAATCGCCGTTGGGTGGAGCAACGGAACGTACCTCATCAACCCGATAACCGGCGATTCGTCCTTTGTGGAGGATGTTTACCCCTATTATTTTGCCCTGATGAACGGCAGTCCCGTTATGGCCACCTACTACAGAATCAACGAATCCATTCTCGTCAGGCTGAACTGGAATGGGAGCGTTGGTGGAACGCACTTCCTGGGGAACTTCACAGTTCAGTTCGTGAGCGATGGACTGATGGGAGGGCATAAGGGATGGCATTACTACCTGGCCCCGTTCCGGCTTGGACGTGAGACCTCTTTGAGCTTGGGAACCCTGCCCGTCGAAGCTAAAATCGTGGAGAGAACGTACTCCCTTGAGCCCATCAATGTGAGTGTCGAGTCCTTTGAGCCGGTAATAATAACGGAGAACCTGAACGGACGGCTGAAAGATATGAATAATTCAACGCCCTCCAACCTGACCGCCGTTTTACCCGGTGCTAATCTCACTGAAAACTGCACAACCACCGCCCCCTCGTTGGGCCGCAACTCAAGGGCGACGCTCGTTCGTAACGTATCCCTTGAATCGTCCACCGGAACGCCAACTCAAGCCCCTGTTGGGGATGGCTCCTCACATCTGCCGTTGGTTCTCGGGTTTCTACTCGTTGTGGCCGTTGGCGTGGCCTATCTCTACCTGAGCAGAGACAAAGGTGGAGGTGGAATCGAGATGAGAACCCAAACGGGGGAGATAACCAAGGTAAAAGCCGGTAGAGCTTTCGGGATAAGCCACGTTGGGGCTAGGAACAACAACGAGGACAACTTCCTAATCATGAAGCTTCCCGATGCGTACCTCCTTGCGGTGGCCGATGGCCTTGGTGGCCACAACGCCGGTGAGGTTGCGTCTCGTATGGCCGTTGAAACCCTCAGGGAAGTCTTTAGCGGGGAATACCAGAAGGGGATGAGCGACGATGAAGTTAGGGAGCTCCTGAAGAAAACCCACAGGCTCGCCCACAACCGGATAAAGGAGAACGCCGTCGGCGAAAGGGAGGGAATGGGGACTACCCTTGTTTCCGCCCTCGTGAGGGGCGGAAAGGCGATAATAGCGAACACAGGCGACAGTAGGGCTTACCTAATAAGGGACGGAAGAATCGTCGAGAGAACCAAAGACCACTCCCTCGTCCAGGAGATGGTTGACAGGGGCGAGATAACCCCTGAGGAAGCCAAGAGGCATCCATTAAAGAACATAATCACAAAGGCGCTGGGTATTGACTTTGGAGTTGACACCTACGAGTGGGAGCTCGGGCAGGGAGACGTTCTTCTTCTCAGTAGTGATGGACTGCACGATTACGTGGACGAAGAAAGAATAGTGGAGATAGCCTCAACCGGAAAAACAGCGGAGGAAATAGCCACGAAGCTCGTTGGGGAGGCACTACCGGTTACAAAGGATAACGTGACGGTTGTCGTGTTGGTGATGGAGAAATGAGCAGAAATCACGTTTCCGCGATACTCCTCTTGGTTTTCATTATGATGGTCATCCCATACGCCAGTGCAACAACAGTTGGGATAGACCTCGCTCACGGCGAGAATCCAAACTGTCTCGTCCCAGTGGTTTATAAAAACCAGACGTACCAGCTCGACTTAATCTTCTATGAACTCCT encodes the following:
- a CDS encoding SNF7 family protein, with the protein product MTILSRFFGRKNPLDIPLSKLRESQIKLEYQIERIEKELVSTDQEIARLFEQARRARSKSEELTIATKIKTLNQRKKNLQKTHVQLNKQLMLISNLVIIKENEAFLKGTPTWNLLKNMSPEELERHLTEMQLDAQNFNENLNQMLGMTDQTIGTGVDFEEDEELAEIMKTIHAVKEGELEPEVAAEKVAGEKHEKKKEDWLEEL
- a CDS encoding ATP-binding protein, which produces MSVDLSGPLMSAFRKAKREFEDAIKKGDKETARKKALECSRILKQLSKYDEFNRESYLQKSKKWKAIAKDIEAGRYGVRQKHRPMKEGGNGRNEDGVEEEDKFKQYVENLIVKSKVRWSDIGGLEDVKMLMMETIVISALQRPESIQPWKGILLFGPPGTGKTLLASAAAGSLNATFFSVKASNVLSKYFGESTKIISALYEVARERAPSIVFLDEIDALTTKRSGDQSEASRRMLATLLTELDGFQDKKSDLLVLTLAATNTPWDLDEAVLSRFPRRIYIPLPDKRATKEIIKINTRGLDISRLDLDAIAEESVRRLYSGRDIKNLCQEAIWNMIREENRDLHKLAELPFQELRKRSLKTRPLEMRDFEAAFKRIKSPLTRKDIERYEKWAEEFGG
- a CDS encoding serine/threonine-protein kinase, translating into MNKYEPLEFLGEGGFAKVFKVKRKSDGKIIALKVSRLDEKAKRFFLKEVQAWRLLNHKNIVKLYNAYDEPLPHLEIEFVDGIQLDGETIRDLGKYPKPANEETALKLVRGIAEGLKHAHSKQVYHRDLKPQNVLITSDLTPKITDWGLAKVGAVSTTATTTKGLTLLYATPEQLDDETYGHTDQRTDIYQLGLIFYELLTGKLPYQGTSPAVVMAKVINPAVKPKPPSHFNKALAKYDGIFEKLLAKRKEDRYQSVEEFLRDLGLVKKLEEEKKALGKEIEKTKTTMSITTDSKELKKLMSQLVEQLSRNALLHAQLNDKAGLINALEDLKAFSKEHREELESAIRQFKLMMRESVPISKSTLDELRVLLHRVEKEAEG
- a CDS encoding PP2C family protein-serine/threonine phosphatase, yielding MKAWEFSFPPQEHHAGKLSDAAVLDGFIYAIGVETYVSTFETVHLGQWVGNTTLFKIGSDGTPLAKYTILGGFCDEETWPSYGVESFGDEVIVSGMSCVPRFKNMTSWVMALDGDGDYRWGTSLPGYITHVKVWNGSVVVAIAYGTEAMRKPVILWMDPKSGRIERAYSLPQNHVILTFEIDENGEVIAAGYDEHMLSWAGIIYPNGTVRLWETGLEAWDGPSVWAVGNRSNFLIAVGWSNGTYLINPITGDSSFVEDVYPYYFALMNGSPVMATYYRINESILVRLNWNGSVGGTHFLGNFTVQFVSDGLMGGHKGWHYYLAPFRLGRETSLSLGTLPVEAKIVERTYSLEPINVSVESFEPVIITENLNGRLKDMNNSTPSNLTAVLPGANLTENCTTTAPSLGRNSRATLVRNVSLESSTGTPTQAPVGDGSSHLPLVLGFLLVVAVGVAYLYLSRDKGGGGIEMRTQTGEITKVKAGRAFGISHVGARNNNEDNFLIMKLPDAYLLAVADGLGGHNAGEVASRMAVETLREVFSGEYQKGMSDDEVRELLKKTHRLAHNRIKENAVGEREGMGTTLVSALVRGGKAIIANTGDSRAYLIRDGRIVERTKDHSLVQEMVDRGEITPEEAKRHPLKNIITKALGIDFGVDTYEWELGQGDVLLLSSDGLHDYVDEERIVEIASTGKTAEEIATKLVGEALPVTKDNVTVVVLVMEK
- a CDS encoding serine/threonine-protein kinase — its product is MIDLDKLVAKINWSFNRWKGFDWEAFRRRHESGFEFVRRTGYAHEWWNFYEKFSRDNYYGSIITRPQKFGRGFVFFISRNPLDGKWYFVGFYSDAVMPPDYVSTGVPMRDLLPEVVVKDIETLVKSSNWKDRHLAYLSRVLSGEEYRTVFVAPKECSASFLPEAYIEVHPEDIGVGRVEGQWKITYKITRSQIERLLTETKRRHEAIGSEEAKEIVRRIDRALAKLRVLGPKGEEKKKRETQIKTISDVSTVPMSFPEELLESYEPVEFLGEGGFAKVFRARRKDDGTIVAIKIPHIDRKTSALFIKEVAAWYNLNHENIVRLYKADILPRPYLEMELVEGAEVNGKLIRNLDEYPKPVDEKTALSIVRGIAKGLAHAHSKGIYHLDLKPLNILLKANLTPKITDWGLAKISARSSLSRHYGYSPLYAAPEQLDEETFGTPDHRTDIYQLGLIFYELLTGKSPYEATSPASLFGKILQAKPMPPSRVNPALAKYDGIFERLLAKQKEERYQSVDEFIEALDSLEELNNELDELKRTKETLKRSRSGKEIQRLRREIIEKTAEIAVLRARLNDKAGLLNALEDLKFYTWKNLDDLLNAIAQVEMLLEEGIPVGNDLIERLTVLLHRIQRENDVF